One Parageobacillus sp. KH3-4 genomic region harbors:
- the fliS gene encoding flagellar export chaperone FliS yields the protein MTTQQFHQVYKKNSVSTASPGELTLMLYNGCLKFLNKAKQAMREDNIQERNTNLQKAQRIIQELMATLNQKYEIAKQMMAMYEYMNRRLIEANIKNDISIVEEVEGFVAEFRDTWEEVIRLNRQKQFKGDQV from the coding sequence ATGACTACTCAGCAATTTCATCAAGTTTATAAAAAAAATAGCGTGAGCACCGCTTCGCCGGGCGAATTGACATTAATGCTTTATAACGGTTGCCTGAAGTTTTTAAACAAAGCCAAACAGGCGATGCGTGAAGATAACATACAAGAGCGGAATACGAATTTGCAAAAAGCGCAAAGAATTATTCAAGAACTTATGGCGACATTGAACCAAAAATACGAAATCGCCAAGCAAATGATGGCCATGTATGAATATATGAACCGGCGGTTGATCGAAGCCAACATAAAAAACGACATTTCCATCGTTGAAGAAGTAGAGGGATTTGTAGCAGAGTTTCGCGATACATGGGAAGAGGTCATTCGTTTAAACCGCCAAAAGCAATTTAAAGGAGATCAGGTTTAA
- a CDS encoding flagellar hook-associated protein 2, translating to MAPMRIGGLASGMDIDQLVNDLMKAERIPLDKLYQKKQIFEWQRDAYREINQKLADFDQYLFDNFVLSSNFYKKTATSSNEAAVSVKALSSSYDSTNTITVSQLATAATGVSSTVGGTSTSTLGSLDPTFTQDTTITIAALQADGTYKEEAITFKPTDTIADVVQKLNQSGLNINAIFDDGTRKLGISTRGTGSSANSSAAEVYVKSATGVDIFNTIFGFATGNDANGNPGVTVLADGGQNAKFTLNGLEMERQSNTFTINGIEYTLKAVTSTPVTVTSSTDVDGMIAKIEEFVNKYNELIGALNDKIREKRYRDYPPLTDEQKKEMTEKQIELWEEKAKSGLLHGDSIISNGLSQMRRDLYSRVDGIGENVIDTLSELGITTTSEISSGGKLVIDYGKLRQALESDPDKVVKTLTQSGAITKDSTTGQVTSDTRGIVQRLRDTIKGMITNIEKKAGKPTYTENQYSIGLQLKDVENQISDFQRRLQDIESRYWRQFTAMEQAIQRANQQSMFLMGQFGGGMSG from the coding sequence ATGGCACCGATGCGAATCGGCGGTTTAGCGAGCGGAATGGATATCGATCAGCTTGTGAATGATTTAATGAAGGCGGAACGCATTCCGCTTGATAAATTATATCAGAAAAAGCAAATTTTTGAATGGCAGCGCGATGCCTATCGCGAAATTAACCAAAAATTAGCTGATTTCGATCAATATTTATTTGATAATTTTGTGTTATCCAGTAACTTTTATAAAAAAACGGCGACTTCATCAAACGAAGCGGCGGTGAGCGTGAAAGCGCTGAGTTCATCATATGATTCAACGAATACGATAACGGTTTCTCAATTGGCAACGGCTGCTACTGGTGTATCAAGCACTGTAGGGGGCACATCGACTTCGACGCTTGGAAGCTTGGATCCAACGTTTACACAAGATACGACGATTACGATTGCCGCTCTTCAAGCTGATGGGACATATAAAGAAGAAGCGATTACGTTTAAACCAACTGATACGATTGCTGATGTCGTGCAAAAGCTCAACCAGTCAGGCTTGAACATTAATGCGATTTTTGATGACGGGACGCGAAAGCTTGGCATTTCTACGCGTGGAACGGGTTCGTCGGCTAATAGCAGCGCTGCGGAAGTTTATGTAAAATCTGCGACTGGCGTTGATATTTTTAATACAATATTTGGTTTTGCCACAGGAAACGATGCAAACGGTAATCCGGGTGTGACAGTTCTAGCTGACGGGGGACAAAACGCAAAATTTACGTTAAATGGATTAGAAATGGAAAGACAGTCCAATACATTTACAATTAACGGAATAGAATACACGTTGAAAGCTGTAACTTCCACTCCTGTGACGGTCACTTCCTCCACTGATGTTGACGGCATGATTGCGAAAATTGAAGAATTCGTCAACAAATACAATGAACTAATCGGGGCATTAAATGATAAAATCCGCGAAAAGCGTTATCGCGATTACCCGCCGCTTACTGATGAACAAAAAAAGGAAATGACGGAAAAGCAGATCGAGCTATGGGAAGAAAAAGCGAAGAGCGGATTGCTTCATGGGGATTCAATTATTTCGAATGGATTATCGCAAATGCGACGTGACTTGTATAGTAGAGTAGATGGGATCGGCGAGAATGTCATTGATACTCTTTCTGAATTGGGGATTACCACAACAAGTGAAATTTCTAGCGGCGGCAAGCTTGTGATCGATTATGGCAAGTTGCGACAAGCGCTTGAAAGCGATCCTGATAAAGTAGTGAAAACATTGACGCAAAGCGGTGCAATCACCAAGGATTCTACCACTGGTCAAGTGACTTCTGACACGCGCGGCATTGTGCAGCGCCTTCGTGATACAATAAAAGGGATGATAACCAATATTGAGAAAAAAGCAGGTAAACCGACGTACACGGAAAATCAATATTCCATCGGTCTGCAGCTAAAGGATGTTGAGAATCAAATTTCAGATTTTCAACGGCGCCTTCAAGATATTGAATCCCGTTATTGGCGGCAATTTACGGCGATGGAGCAAGCAATCCAAAGAGCGAACCAGCAGTCAATGTTCCTAATGGGGCAATTTGGTGGAGGAATGTCGGGCTAA
- a CDS encoding flagellin, translated as MRIQNQSMIAFSTYRYQRNVTSLTKTLEKLSSGLRIYRASDDAAGLSISETLRAQIRGLAQSQRNMQDGLSVLKAAEEGLMNVNHLLQRIRELAVQSANDTLDANDRAASQKELDQLLQAIDDTAEKLEFNTQKILGKNRPLILQVGANPGQTIAVDMVDTSTTSLGLNGATLLTRTDAEQLIAKVDNALKKVTSDLTNVGADYEAIEHHLNNTMLKEANLTASESMLRDANIAREMMNYISGKIRQQGDYLLISHINRNVEETLKLLT; from the coding sequence ATGAGAATACAAAACCAGTCCATGATTGCTTTTTCTACCTATCGCTATCAGCGAAATGTCACTAGTCTGACCAAAACACTGGAGAAACTCTCTTCAGGTTTAAGAATTTATCGGGCGAGCGACGATGCTGCAGGATTAAGCATTTCGGAAACATTGCGAGCGCAAATACGAGGATTGGCGCAATCACAAAGAAATATGCAAGACGGCCTTTCCGTTTTAAAAGCGGCCGAAGAAGGATTAATGAACGTCAATCACCTCCTGCAGCGGATTCGGGAATTAGCCGTACAAAGCGCCAATGATACGCTAGATGCAAATGACCGCGCCGCCAGCCAAAAAGAATTGGATCAGCTGCTGCAAGCAATTGATGACACAGCGGAAAAACTGGAATTTAATACACAGAAAATTCTCGGCAAAAACAGGCCGTTAATATTGCAAGTCGGAGCAAATCCCGGCCAAACGATTGCCGTTGACATGGTTGATACAAGCACAACAAGCCTTGGGCTAAATGGAGCGACGCTATTAACGCGGACAGATGCCGAACAGCTTATCGCAAAAGTGGATAACGCGCTTAAAAAAGTAACAAGCGACTTAACAAACGTCGGCGCTGATTACGAGGCAATTGAACATCATTTAAATAATACCATGTTAAAAGAAGCGAACTTAACCGCATCCGAATCTATGTTGAGAGACGCAAACATCGCCCGCGAAATGATGAACTACATAAGCGGAAAAATTCGACAACAGGGAGATTACCTGCTTATTTCGCACATAAACCGCAATGTGGAGGAGACGTTAAAATTATTGACGTGA
- the flaG gene encoding flagellar protein FlaG, with amino-acid sequence MMKVENSLPLQETYVPQTSKEGTALMQKIMEQQSERNEEVQVSKNKVEEVTNKLNEFLEIHNRSLKFILHEGLNQYYVQVIDSDTNEVIREIPPKKLLDAFYTMQKFLGMIVDEKI; translated from the coding sequence ATAATGAAAGTTGAAAATTCATTGCCGTTGCAGGAAACTTATGTTCCCCAGACCTCCAAAGAAGGTACAGCTTTGATGCAAAAAATTATGGAGCAACAGAGCGAGCGCAATGAAGAGGTACAAGTGTCGAAAAACAAGGTGGAAGAAGTCACTAACAAATTAAACGAGTTTTTAGAGATTCACAACCGTTCCCTTAAATTTATACTGCATGAAGGGTTGAATCAATATTACGTGCAAGTCATCGATTCCGACACAAACGAAGTGATACGGGAAATTCCTCCTAAGAAATTGTTAGACGCTTTTTACACGATGCAAAAATTTCTCGGCATGATCGTTGATGAAAAAATTTAG
- the raiA gene encoding ribosome-associated translation inhibitor RaiA, which yields MIYNVRGENIEVTPALRDYVEKKIGKLERYFENTENVHVHVNLKVYNDKQGKIEVTIPMPQLLLRAEERHDDMYAAIDLVADKLERQIRKHKTRVNRKLRDRDKGAKQVLAVQTSAPVEENEEEEFEIVRTKHFSLKPMDSEEAILQMNLLGHNFFIFTNAETNRTNIVYRRKDGKYGLIEAN from the coding sequence ATGATCTATAACGTTCGCGGGGAAAATATTGAAGTAACTCCAGCATTGCGTGATTATGTCGAGAAAAAAATCGGAAAATTAGAAAGATATTTTGAAAACACGGAAAATGTTCACGTTCACGTCAATTTAAAAGTATACAACGATAAGCAAGGGAAAATCGAAGTGACGATCCCAATGCCGCAGTTGCTGTTGCGCGCGGAAGAACGCCACGATGACATGTACGCGGCCATTGATTTAGTAGCAGATAAATTGGAAAGACAAATTCGCAAACATAAAACGAGAGTCAATCGCAAATTGCGCGATCGTGATAAAGGAGCAAAGCAAGTGCTTGCGGTGCAAACTAGCGCTCCGGTAGAGGAAAATGAGGAAGAAGAATTTGAGATTGTCCGCACGAAACATTTCAGCTTGAAACCGATGGACAGCGAAGAGGCGATTTTGCAAATGAACTTGCTTGGCCATAATTTCTTCATCTTTACGAACGCGGAAACGAACCGCACGAACATCGTGTATCGCCGCAAAGACGGAAAATACGGTTTAATTGAAGCAAACTGA
- a CDS encoding glycosyltransferase — translation MEIFLERAKDGLLTCKVQKENNRSYYLYSKYKPLRSLETLPEIKKDKDYLILGIGLGYEIAYVSENIWGKVVVIDYNRQFYNLIKENNELKPNISNGNIEFLFGDEYMNYLSLRNDNFEIIYNPQILELHPAFFAKVLMYLHSKKKSCKNKTVVLMEHNALIEDCLDAFKKESFQCIKLDWTTKEKLLLKISNIHPAFIFTINYSEIIAEISETLQIPYISWTVDTPSYPLYSLKIDTPLSAHFIYDEAIVHTLQKRGVTNVYYLPVAGNPERMMATIRKNNNLQMQYDVSFTGNLTISEYTQKIEPYLSVETKEIINKLLEEQEQNKTEFIIRSKVNNELVYRIQEESRYNIIGNELLTPEEKLAFLLGREHSQRERIRVVQQLEKQRFSFAVFGNDSWSMFTKNYQGYADYYKVYPLVLHHSKININLTRTFVETGLPLRVFDVLSSKGFLLTNDKRDIHRLFKDGRDLVVFRDSQDLVEQIEYYLNHEEQRLQIIENGHETLHKYHTYNHRVKKIIDLLRTKNWI, via the coding sequence ATGGAAATTTTCCTAGAAAGAGCAAAAGACGGCCTTTTAACATGTAAAGTACAAAAAGAGAATAACCGAAGCTATTACTTATATTCTAAATATAAGCCTTTACGTTCGTTAGAAACGCTTCCCGAAATAAAAAAAGACAAAGACTATTTGATTTTAGGAATTGGATTGGGATATGAAATTGCCTATGTATCTGAGAATATATGGGGTAAAGTGGTTGTCATTGATTATAATCGTCAATTTTATAATTTGATAAAGGAAAATAATGAACTAAAACCTAACATTAGTAACGGAAATATTGAATTTCTTTTTGGGGATGAATATATGAATTATTTAAGCTTACGAAATGATAACTTTGAAATTATTTACAATCCACAAATTCTAGAATTACACCCTGCTTTTTTCGCAAAAGTTTTAATGTATTTACATTCAAAGAAGAAATCTTGTAAAAATAAAACAGTTGTGTTAATGGAACATAATGCGTTAATAGAAGACTGCTTAGACGCTTTTAAAAAAGAGTCTTTTCAATGTATAAAATTAGACTGGACAACTAAAGAAAAATTACTTTTAAAAATTTCTAACATTCACCCTGCCTTTATTTTTACAATCAATTATAGCGAAATAATCGCAGAAATTAGTGAAACATTGCAAATACCTTATATTTCATGGACAGTCGATACTCCTTCCTATCCTTTATACTCATTAAAAATAGACACTCCTCTATCCGCACACTTTATCTATGACGAAGCAATTGTTCATACACTTCAAAAACGAGGAGTAACGAATGTTTATTATTTACCTGTAGCTGGAAATCCAGAACGAATGATGGCCACTATTCGTAAAAATAACAATTTACAAATGCAATATGATGTTAGTTTTACAGGCAATTTAACCATTAGTGAGTACACACAAAAAATAGAACCCTATCTATCAGTAGAAACAAAGGAAATAATTAACAAACTATTAGAAGAGCAAGAGCAAAATAAAACTGAATTTATTATTCGATCAAAAGTGAACAATGAACTTGTCTACCGAATTCAAGAAGAGAGTCGTTACAATATAATTGGAAATGAACTTCTCACTCCAGAAGAGAAATTAGCTTTTCTTCTAGGTCGAGAACATTCTCAAAGAGAAAGAATTCGTGTCGTTCAACAATTAGAGAAACAACGCTTTTCTTTCGCCGTATTTGGAAACGATTCTTGGTCAATGTTCACAAAAAACTATCAAGGATATGCCGACTATTATAAAGTGTATCCATTAGTTTTACACCACTCGAAAATAAATATCAATTTAACAAGAACATTTGTTGAAACAGGGCTTCCATTAAGAGTATTTGATGTATTATCATCTAAAGGATTTTTGTTAACAAATGATAAACGAGACATCCACCGTCTATTTAAAGATGGTCGAGATCTTGTCGTTTTTCGTGATAGTCAAGATTTAGTGGAACAGATTGAGTATTACCTGAACCATGAAGAACAAAGATTACAAATAATAGAAAACGGACATGAAACATTACATAAATATCATACTTATAACCACCGAGTAAAAAAAATAATAGATTTACTTAGAACCAAAAATTGGATATAA
- a CDS encoding flagellar protein FliT, translating to MDLIEQLVSCSESLLKVLQHPADERDKQVEKVEQLLAEREKIITRLKEESRENLNQHPKARKIVEMEQDIQKDLRRLYEDIKMDLKKWNEKKRLRQCYTNTFAHVATYDGRFYDKRK from the coding sequence ATGGATTTGATCGAGCAGCTTGTTTCCTGTTCGGAAAGCTTGCTGAAAGTTCTTCAGCATCCAGCGGATGAACGTGACAAGCAAGTGGAGAAAGTGGAGCAATTGTTGGCTGAAAGGGAAAAAATTATCACCAGATTAAAAGAGGAATCACGCGAAAACTTAAACCAACATCCTAAAGCTCGAAAAATTGTGGAAATGGAACAAGACATTCAAAAAGATTTGCGCCGTTTATATGAAGATATAAAAATGGATTTGAAAAAATGGAACGAAAAAAAACGTTTACGTCAATGTTATACGAACACTTTCGCTCATGTTGCAACATATGACGGTCGTTTTTACGATAAGAGAAAGTAG